In Acidobacteriota bacterium, the following are encoded in one genomic region:
- a CDS encoding F0F1 ATP synthase subunit epsilon, which yields MADKLTLEVITPEKLALREVVDEIVVPGADGELGILPDHAPLISRLKTGVLTYRRGADKKQLHVSGGFLEVLPDKVSVLADVAEKPEEIDLARAQRAREHAEQTINARGEGVDFQSAELKLERALVRIQLAKGSN from the coding sequence ATGGCAGATAAACTCACACTCGAAGTAATCACGCCCGAAAAACTGGCCTTGCGCGAGGTCGTGGATGAGATTGTCGTTCCGGGCGCCGATGGTGAACTGGGCATCTTGCCCGACCATGCGCCATTGATTTCGCGCTTAAAGACCGGCGTGTTGACCTATCGGCGCGGCGCGGACAAGAAACAATTGCATGTCAGCGGCGGCTTCCTCGAAGTCCTGCCTGACAAGGTTTCGGTGCTGGCTGACGTGGCCGAAAAACCGGAAGAGATTGATCTGGCGCGCGCGCAACGCGCTCGTGAACACGCCGAGCAAACCATCAATGCGCGCGGCGAAGGGGTGGATTTTCAAAGCGCCGAATTGAAATTAGAACGGGCTTTGGTTAGGATTCAACTCGCCAAAGGCAGCAATTAA
- the atpD gene encoding F0F1 ATP synthase subunit beta — MSTANGITGKVVQIIGPVVDVEFPEGHLPPIYQALRVTSEGFDVPRPINVICEVQQHLGESRVRTVSMLPTDGMVRGMHALDTGGQIKVPVGNGTLGRIINVIGEPVDERGPVPATDYYPIHRHAPTFEEQSTSLEMLVTGIKVIDLIQPFLKGGKIGLFGGAGVGKTVTIMELINNIAKAHGGFSVFAGVGERTREGNDLWVEMREGGVINDEDNSKSKVALVYGQMTEPPGARLRVALSGLTVAEYFREQGQDVLLFVDNIFRFTQAGSEVSALLGRMPSAVGYQPNLASEMGELQERITSTKSGSITSVQAVYVPADDLTDPAPATTFAHLDATTVLSRDIASLGIFPAVDPLASTSRILDPKIVGDEHYNCAQDVKRVLQRYKELQDIIAILGIDELSEDDRLSVSRARKIQRFLSQPFFVAAQFTGLEGKLVSLAETIRGFREIVDGKHDDIPEQAFYLKGTIDEVVEAAKKM; from the coding sequence ATGTCTACTGCGAATGGAATCACCGGCAAGGTTGTCCAAATCATCGGCCCGGTGGTAGACGTGGAGTTTCCCGAAGGCCACCTGCCCCCGATTTACCAGGCGTTGCGCGTCACCAGCGAAGGCTTCGACGTGCCGCGCCCCATCAACGTCATCTGTGAAGTCCAGCAGCACCTCGGCGAAAGCCGCGTGCGCACAGTTTCGATGTTGCCGACGGATGGCATGGTACGTGGTATGCACGCGCTCGACACCGGCGGTCAGATCAAAGTGCCGGTCGGCAATGGCACGCTAGGCCGTATCATCAACGTCATCGGCGAACCGGTGGACGAACGCGGGCCGGTTCCCGCTACGGATTACTATCCGATTCACCGCCATGCGCCCACCTTTGAAGAGCAATCCACCTCGCTCGAAATGTTGGTCACCGGCATCAAGGTCATTGACTTGATTCAGCCCTTTTTGAAGGGCGGCAAGATCGGTCTCTTCGGCGGCGCCGGTGTGGGCAAGACCGTCACGATCATGGAGTTGATCAACAACATCGCCAAGGCGCATGGTGGCTTCTCGGTTTTCGCCGGGGTCGGTGAACGCACCCGTGAAGGCAACGACCTGTGGGTCGAAATGCGCGAGGGCGGCGTCATCAATGACGAAGACAATTCCAAATCGAAAGTGGCGCTCGTTTACGGCCAGATGACCGAACCGCCAGGGGCGCGTTTGCGCGTGGCGTTGTCGGGCCTGACCGTCGCGGAATACTTCCGCGAACAGGGCCAGGACGTGTTGCTGTTCGTGGACAATATCTTCCGCTTCACCCAGGCGGGTTCGGAAGTGTCGGCGCTGCTGGGCCGGATGCCTTCGGCGGTGGGCTATCAGCCGAACCTGGCGTCGGAAATGGGTGAATTGCAGGAACGCATCACTTCGACCAAATCCGGTTCGATCACTTCGGTGCAAGCCGTTTATGTACCCGCCGATGACTTGACCGATCCGGCGCCGGCAACGACCTTTGCGCACCTGGATGCAACAACCGTACTGTCGCGCGACATTGCATCATTGGGGATTTTTCCGGCGGTTGATCCGCTCGCTTCTACCTCGCGCATTCTCGATCCGAAGATCGTCGGGGACGAGCATTACAACTGCGCGCAGGACGTAAAGCGGGTCTTGCAGCGCTACAAAGAGTTGCAGGACATCATTGCCATTTTGGGCATTGACGAATTATCGGAAGACGACAGGCTGTCAGTGTCGCGCGCGCGCAAGATTCAGCGCTTCCTCTCGCAACCGTTCTTTGTGGCCGCACAATTCACGGGTCTTGAAGGCAAGCTCGTGTCGCTCGCCGAAACGATCCGCGGCTTCCGTGAGATCGTGGACGGCAAACACGACGACATCCCCGAACAGGCCTTCTACCTCAAAGGCACGATTGACGAAGTCGTGGAGGCGGCGAAGAAAATGTAG
- a CDS encoding PqqD family protein, whose protein sequence is MPTTTLTSQLPRARREGLLFSPLNDELVIYDTERNKAHSLNRIATLVWKNCDGKTTVSQLRGLIAQELHTEVDEQVVWLALQQLERNRLLEGRVQSPGNLITRREAAKRFGKVAGIVLPLVASALVPPAAAAGSLCGGTGALCFANSDCCSNSCNLVTNQCNA, encoded by the coding sequence ATGCCTACGACCACCCTTACGTCACAGTTGCCGCGCGCCCGGCGGGAAGGATTACTTTTTTCGCCGCTCAATGATGAGTTGGTCATCTATGACACAGAGCGGAACAAGGCGCATAGCCTGAATCGCATCGCTACTTTGGTGTGGAAGAATTGCGATGGCAAGACCACGGTGAGTCAATTGCGCGGCTTGATCGCGCAGGAATTGCATACCGAGGTTGACGAGCAAGTCGTTTGGCTGGCGTTGCAGCAATTGGAGCGGAATCGGTTGTTGGAGGGGCGCGTGCAGTCGCCAGGCAATTTGATTACGCGACGCGAGGCGGCAAAGCGGTTTGGAAAGGTGGCGGGGATTGTGTTGCCGTTGGTGGCTTCAGCGTTAGTTCCACCAGCCGCTGCGGCAGGTAGTCTTTGCGGGGGCACTGGCGCGCTTTGTTTTGCTAACTCAGATTGTTGCTCAAATAGCTGCAATTTGGTTACTAATCAATGTAATGCTTGA
- the mutM gene encoding bifunctional DNA-formamidopyrimidine glycosylase/DNA-(apurinic or apyrimidinic site) lyase, which translates to MPELPEVEMVARHLRALVTGRTIAQAKLLWPRTAPELSTRQFAAGLKGARVEAVTRRGKYILVNLHNGRSLLVHLRMTGRFFYLDSRAEAPLHTRAVFHLDNQKKLLFHDVRKFGKLHLVPTRKLHESAQLAPLAPEPFSDEFSLEYLFETLRDSSQQIKLALLDQTKVLGLGNIYAAEALHRAGVNPKLPTRKLSKPRAALLHQEIVNVLNEAIANESTLNTDPEALDASYTGGTYEALTRVYEREGLPCKACGTLIRRIVQGQRSTYFCPQCQRR; encoded by the coding sequence ATGCCTGAACTGCCTGAAGTCGAAATGGTCGCGCGTCATCTGCGCGCCTTGGTCACTGGCCGCACAATTGCGCAGGCCAAGTTGCTCTGGCCGCGTACCGCGCCGGAGCTGTCCACACGGCAATTTGCGGCGGGACTAAAAGGCGCGCGGGTTGAGGCCGTGACGCGGCGGGGCAAATATATCTTGGTGAATTTGCACAACGGCCGCAGCTTATTGGTGCATTTGCGCATGACGGGACGGTTCTTTTATTTGGACAGCCGGGCTGAAGCGCCCCTGCATACGCGCGCGGTTTTTCATCTGGACAATCAGAAGAAATTGCTCTTTCACGATGTGCGCAAGTTCGGCAAATTGCACCTTGTGCCGACTCGGAAATTGCACGAGAGCGCCCAACTCGCGCCGCTTGCACCCGAACCCTTCAGTGATGAATTTAGCCTGGAATACTTATTCGAGACACTGCGGGACAGCAGTCAGCAAATCAAGCTGGCGCTGCTGGATCAGACGAAGGTGTTGGGCTTGGGCAATATCTACGCCGCCGAAGCCCTGCATCGGGCGGGCGTGAATCCGAAATTGCCGACGCGCAAACTCTCCAAACCGCGCGCGGCCTTGTTGCATCAAGAGATCGTGAATGTGTTGAATGAGGCGATTGCCAATGAAAGCACGCTCAATACCGATCCCGAAGCCTTGGATGCCAGTTATACCGGCGGGACGTATGAAGCGCTGACGCGTGTGTATGAACGCGAAGGTCTCCCTTGCAAAGCTTGCGGCACGCTGATTCGGCGCATCGTGCAAGGGCAGCGGTCAACTTATTTTTGTCCTCAATGTCAGCGACGCTGA